One window of the Acinetobacter equi genome contains the following:
- a CDS encoding FAD-binding protein, with protein sequence MGAITPKEDYTNIPHETFDAVIVGGGGSGMRASYQLAQAGLKVAVLTKVFPTRSHTVAAQGGIGASLGNMQEDNWHYHFYDTVKGSDWLGDQDAIEFMTREAPQVVYELEHLGMPFDRNDDGTIYQRPFGGHSANYGEKAVPRACAAADRTGHALLHTLYQSNVKMGTQFFVEWIALDLIRNENGDVLGVTAIDQETGKIAVFQGKATLFATGGAGRVYRASTNAYINTGDGLGMAARAGIPLQDMEFWQFHPTGVAGAGVLLTEGCRGEGAILRNKDGEPFMERYAPTLKDLAPRDFVSRSMDQEIKEGRGCGPKGDYILLDMTHLGADTIMKRLPSVFEIGKKFANVDITKEPIPVVPTIHYQMGGIPTNIHGQVVVPESRETTELVANYNKETDVYSINVEERNFTKPVKGFYAIGECSCVSVHGANRLGTNSLLDLVVFGKAAGEHIIDYVTKHHGDEYAPLPTTVLENTMKRIRHLDESTSGENAQEVADAIRDIVQDHAGVFRTSALLEEGVKQILAIEPRVRNIHLKDKSKVFNTARIEALEVENLYEVAKATLISAAARKECRGAHTVVDFELPPDHADYPYGRRDDEWMKHTLWFSADNRLEYKPVRYRPLSVDAIPPKPRTF encoded by the coding sequence ATGGGCGCTATAACCCCTAAAGAAGATTACACAAATATTCCACATGAAACTTTCGATGCAGTTATCGTTGGTGGCGGTGGTTCTGGTATGCGCGCTTCTTACCAGCTTGCTCAAGCAGGTTTAAAAGTTGCGGTGTTAACTAAAGTATTTCCAACACGTTCTCATACAGTTGCGGCACAAGGTGGTATTGGTGCATCTCTTGGTAATATGCAAGAAGATAATTGGCACTACCACTTCTATGACACAGTTAAGGGTTCTGACTGGTTAGGTGACCAAGATGCAATCGAGTTCATGACTCGTGAAGCTCCTCAAGTTGTTTATGAACTTGAACACCTTGGTATGCCTTTTGACCGTAATGATGATGGTACTATTTACCAACGTCCATTCGGTGGTCACTCTGCAAATTACGGTGAAAAAGCAGTTCCACGTGCTTGTGCAGCTGCTGACCGTACAGGTCATGCGCTTCTTCACACGCTTTATCAAAGCAACGTGAAAATGGGTACACAATTTTTCGTAGAATGGATCGCACTTGATCTAATTCGTAACGAAAATGGTGATGTACTTGGTGTGACGGCAATTGACCAAGAAACTGGTAAAATTGCAGTATTCCAAGGTAAAGCAACATTGTTTGCTACTGGTGGTGCTGGTCGTGTTTATCGTGCATCTACTAATGCTTATATCAACACTGGTGATGGTCTTGGTATGGCAGCTCGTGCAGGTATTCCATTACAAGACATGGAATTCTGGCAATTCCACCCAACGGGTGTTGCGGGCGCAGGCGTATTATTAACTGAAGGTTGTCGTGGTGAGGGTGCAATCCTTCGTAACAAAGACGGCGAACCATTCATGGAACGCTATGCACCAACTTTAAAAGACTTGGCTCCACGTGACTTCGTATCACGTTCTATGGACCAAGAAATTAAAGAAGGTCGTGGTTGTGGTCCTAAAGGTGATTATATCCTTCTTGATATGACTCACTTAGGTGCTGACACGATTATGAAACGTCTTCCATCTGTATTTGAGATTGGTAAGAAGTTTGCAAACGTTGATATCACTAAAGAGCCAATTCCAGTCGTACCAACAATCCATTACCAAATGGGTGGTATTCCTACGAATATTCATGGACAAGTTGTTGTTCCTGAATCTCGTGAAACAACAGAACTTGTTGCAAACTACAATAAAGAAACTGATGTTTATTCTATAAATGTAGAAGAACGTAATTTCACAAAACCAGTGAAAGGTTTCTATGCAATTGGTGAATGTTCATGTGTATCTGTACACGGTGCAAACCGTTTAGGTACAAATTCACTGCTTGATTTAGTTGTATTTGGTAAAGCAGCTGGTGAACACATTATTGATTATGTGACTAAACACCATGGTGATGAATATGCACCGCTTCCTACAACAGTTCTTGAAAATACAATGAAACGTATTCGTCATCTTGATGAATCGACTTCTGGTGAGAATGCGCAAGAAGTTGCTGATGCGATTCGTGATATTGTTCAAGATCATGCTGGTGTATTCCGTACATCTGCTCTTTTGGAAGAAGGTGTAAAACAAATTCTTGCAATTGAGCCTCGTGTTCGCAATATTCATTTAAAAGACAAATCTAAGGTATTTAATACAGCACGTATCGAAGCTTTGGAAGTTGAAAACTTATATGAAGTTGCTAAAGCAACTCTAATCTCAGCTGCTGCTCGTAAAGAGTGTCGTGGTGCGCATACAGTTGTGGACTTTGAGTTACCGCCTGATCATGCTGACTATCCATATGGTCGTCGTGATGATGAGTGGATGAAACACACATTATGGTTCTCTGCGGACAATCGTTTAGAGTACAAACCAGTGCGTTACCGTCCATTATCGGTTGATGCAATTCCACCTAAACCACGTACATTCTAA
- the gltA gene encoding citrate synthase, with translation MSEATGKKAVLQLDGKEIELPIYSGTLGPDVIDVKDVLASGHFTFDPGFMATASCESKITFIDGGKGILLHRGYPIDQLATKADYLETCYLLLNGELPTPEQKADFDSKVRNHTMVHDQVSRFYNGFRRDAHPMAIMVGVVGALSAFYHNNLDIENVDHREITAIRLIAKIPTLAAWSYKYTVGQPFVYPRNDLSYAENFLYMMFATPADRDYKVDPILAKAMDRIFTLHADHEQNASTSTVRLAGSTGANPYACIAAGISALWGPAHGGANEAVLKMLDEIGTVENVAGFMEKVKTKEVKLMGFGHRVYKNFDPRAKVMKETCDEVLSALGINDPQLALAMELERIALSDEYFIKRNLYPNVDFYSGIILKAIGIPTEMFTVIFALARTVGWISHWLEMHSGPYKIGRPRQLYTGATQRDINR, from the coding sequence ATGTCTGAAGCAACTGGCAAAAAAGCCGTTTTACAGCTTGATGGCAAAGAAATTGAATTACCAATTTACAGCGGTACATTGGGCCCAGATGTAATCGACGTTAAGGATGTATTGGCCTCTGGTCACTTTACTTTTGATCCTGGTTTTATGGCGACTGCCTCTTGTGAATCAAAGATCACTTTCATTGATGGCGGTAAAGGGATTCTTTTACACCGTGGTTATCCAATTGACCAATTAGCAACTAAAGCAGATTACTTAGAAACTTGCTACTTGTTGTTAAATGGTGAATTACCAACTCCTGAACAAAAAGCTGACTTCGACTCTAAAGTTCGTAACCACACTATGGTTCATGACCAAGTTAGCCGTTTCTATAATGGTTTCCGTCGTGATGCTCATCCTATGGCAATCATGGTTGGTGTTGTTGGTGCATTATCTGCGTTCTATCACAACAACTTGGATATCGAAAACGTTGATCACCGTGAAATCACAGCGATCCGTTTAATTGCGAAAATTCCTACGCTTGCTGCGTGGAGCTACAAGTATACTGTTGGTCAACCATTCGTTTACCCACGTAATGACTTAAGCTACGCTGAAAACTTCTTGTACATGATGTTTGCTACTCCAGCAGATCGTGATTACAAAGTTGACCCTATTCTTGCTAAAGCAATGGACCGTATTTTTACGCTTCATGCTGACCACGAACAAAACGCATCTACTTCTACAGTACGTTTAGCTGGTTCTACTGGCGCTAACCCGTATGCATGTATCGCTGCTGGTATCTCTGCACTTTGGGGTCCTGCTCACGGTGGTGCAAACGAAGCTGTTCTTAAGATGCTTGATGAAATCGGCACTGTAGAAAACGTTGCTGGCTTCATGGAAAAAGTAAAAACTAAAGAAGTTAAACTTATGGGCTTCGGTCACCGAGTTTACAAAAACTTCGATCCACGTGCAAAAGTAATGAAAGAGACTTGTGACGAAGTGCTTAGCGCGCTTGGTATCAACGATCCACAACTTGCTCTTGCAATGGAACTTGAACGTATTGCACTTTCTGATGAATACTTCATCAAACGTAACTTATACCCTAACGTAGACTTCTACTCAGGTATCATCCTTAAAGCGATTGGTATCCCAACAGAAATGTTTACTGTAATTTTCGCTCTTGCACGTACAGTTGGTTGGATCAGCCACTGGTTAGAAATGCACAGCGGTCCTTACAAGATCGGTCGTCCTCGTCAGCTTTATACTGGCGCGACTCAACGCGATATCAACCGTTAA
- a CDS encoding succinate dehydrogenase iron-sulfur subunit: MSRGTRTFHIYRYDPDKDKAPYMQTFKLELTDKHRMLLDALLALKVQDESLTFRRSCREGICGSDGVNINGKNGLACLWNLNDLPNEITIRPLPGLPVIKDLVVDMNQFYDQYDKIQPFLINNQPAPPKERLQSPEEREHLDGLYECILCACCSTSCPSFWWNPDKFLGPSALLNAYRFIIDSRDTATQDRLARLDDPFSLFRCKGIMNCVSVCPKGLNPTKAIGHIRGMLLDMAG, translated from the coding sequence ATGAGTAGAGGTACTCGTACATTTCATATCTACCGCTATGATCCTGATAAGGATAAAGCACCGTACATGCAAACTTTTAAACTTGAGTTGACTGATAAGCATCGCATGTTGCTTGATGCACTTTTGGCTTTAAAAGTTCAAGATGAATCTTTAACTTTCCGTCGTTCTTGTCGTGAAGGTATCTGTGGTTCTGATGGTGTAAACATTAATGGTAAAAATGGTTTAGCGTGTCTTTGGAACCTAAATGATTTGCCTAATGAAATCACAATTCGTCCATTGCCAGGTCTTCCTGTAATTAAGGACTTGGTTGTTGATATGAATCAGTTCTACGATCAGTATGATAAGATTCAACCATTCTTGATTAACAATCAACCTGCACCACCAAAAGAGCGTTTACAGTCTCCAGAAGAGCGTGAGCATTTAGATGGTTTGTATGAGTGTATCCTTTGTGCATGTTGTTCAACTTCATGCCCATCATTCTGGTGGAATCCTGATAAGTTCCTAGGTCCATCTGCATTGTTGAATGCATACCGTTTCATTATTGATTCACGTGATACAGCGACTCAAGATCGTTTGGCTCGTCTTGATGACCCATTCTCACTCTTCCGTTGTAAAGGCATTATGAACTGTGTATCTGTATGCCCTAAAGGTTTGAATCCTACTAAAGCGATTGGTCACATCCGTGGCATGCTTTTAGATATGGCTGGCTAA
- a CDS encoding 2-oxoglutarate dehydrogenase E1 component: protein MQEVTDALRLDTELSADSAAYIEELYEQYLTAPETVGDDWREYFDKFPKGDQPHSNVREQFLLLGRNSSRVQSVVQSAVSSEHEHRQIGVLQLIAAYRNRGHQKAKLDPLGLAKREDVPDLDLAAHGLTKSDLDTVFNAGNLAIGKTEATLGEMVDAMESIYCSSIGAEYMHIVDTKEKRWIQQRLEGARGKFTFTADQKKHFLERLTAAEGLEKYLGNKFVGAKRFGIEGGESFIPMVNEIIQRAGSVGCKEVVIGMPHRGRLNLLVNIMGKNPADLFGEFEGKSLHKKGSGDVKYHQGFSSNVMTAGGEVHLALAFNPSHLEIVGPVVEGSVRARQVRRKDIGGDDVLPIIVHGDAAFAGQGVNQETFQMSQTRGYTVGGTVHIVVNNQVGFTTSDPRDARSTEYCTDIAKMVQAPVFHVNGDDPEAVIFITQLAHDFRHTFRKDVVIDLFCYRRRGHNEADEPAATQPLMYQVINKKTTTRTLYADKLVQEGVLDRAAADAMVEDYRSDLEAGKHVANALVLEPNTKMFVDWTPYLGHEYTDVWDTTFPIERLKELGEGMRKLPEGFVMQRQVSKVIDDRLKMQTGEMPLNWGAAETLAYATLLDEGYLVRITGEDVGRGTFSHRHAKLHNQVDGETYIPLCHVKENQPRFALYDSLLSEMAVLAFEYGYATTIPHGLIIWEAQFGDFSNCAQVVIDQFIASGETKWERVCGLTMLLPHGFEGQGPEHSSARLERYLQLCAEENMQVITPTTPAQIYHALRRQAIRPIRKPLIVTSPKSLLRHKLATSTLDELATGTFQTVINEVDNINPADVTRLVLCGGKVYYDLLEKRREKDLKNTAIVRVEQLYPYPEQRLVEVLASYPNVKELVWAQEEPKNQGAWLFIAPQLYNTVENANKQLRISYAGRDASAAPACGSPYLHAKQQAQLVNDALAIVAE from the coding sequence ATGCAAGAAGTTACTGACGCGTTGCGTCTTGACACTGAACTTTCCGCTGATAGTGCAGCGTATATTGAAGAGCTTTATGAACAGTATTTGACGGCTCCTGAGACGGTTGGGGATGATTGGCGCGAGTACTTTGATAAATTTCCTAAAGGGGACCAACCTCACAGCAATGTACGTGAGCAATTCCTATTACTAGGACGTAATTCAAGTCGTGTTCAATCTGTAGTTCAAAGTGCAGTAAGTTCTGAGCATGAACATCGTCAAATTGGTGTATTACAGCTAATCGCCGCTTACCGTAATCGTGGTCATCAAAAAGCAAAATTAGATCCACTTGGTTTGGCTAAGCGTGAAGATGTGCCAGATTTAGATCTTGCAGCACATGGTTTAACTAAATCGGATTTAGATACAGTATTTAATGCTGGTAATCTTGCGATTGGTAAAACTGAAGCAACTTTAGGTGAAATGGTTGATGCAATGGAGTCAATCTATTGTTCATCAATTGGTGCTGAATACATGCACATTGTTGATACCAAAGAAAAACGTTGGATTCAACAACGCCTAGAAGGTGCTCGTGGTAAATTTACGTTCACTGCAGATCAAAAGAAACATTTCTTAGAGCGTTTAACTGCGGCTGAAGGCCTAGAAAAATACCTTGGTAATAAATTTGTTGGTGCTAAGCGTTTCGGTATTGAAGGTGGTGAATCATTTATCCCAATGGTAAATGAAATCATTCAACGTGCAGGTTCTGTAGGTTGTAAAGAAGTTGTAATCGGTATGCCTCACCGTGGCCGTTTAAACCTTCTTGTAAACATTATGGGTAAAAACCCAGCCGATTTATTTGGTGAATTTGAAGGCAAATCACTTCATAAAAAAGGCTCTGGTGACGTTAAATATCACCAAGGTTTCTCTTCAAACGTAATGACTGCAGGTGGTGAAGTTCACTTGGCATTGGCGTTTAACCCATCTCACTTAGAAATCGTTGGACCTGTGGTTGAAGGTTCTGTACGTGCTCGCCAAGTACGTCGTAAAGACATTGGTGGTGATGATGTATTGCCAATTATTGTTCACGGTGATGCTGCATTTGCTGGTCAAGGTGTTAACCAAGAAACCTTCCAAATGTCACAAACTCGTGGTTATACAGTAGGTGGTACAGTTCATATTGTTGTGAACAACCAAGTTGGTTTCACAACTTCTGATCCACGTGATGCGCGTTCTACAGAATACTGTACAGATATCGCGAAAATGGTTCAGGCGCCTGTATTCCATGTGAATGGCGATGATCCAGAAGCCGTAATTTTCATTACTCAATTGGCACATGACTTCCGTCATACATTCCGTAAAGACGTTGTAATTGACTTGTTCTGTTATCGTCGTCGTGGTCATAACGAAGCGGATGAGCCAGCTGCAACTCAACCATTGATGTACCAAGTCATCAACAAGAAAACTACAACTCGTACTTTGTATGCTGATAAATTGGTTCAAGAAGGTGTTCTTGATCGTGCAGCAGCAGATGCGATGGTTGAAGATTACCGCTCTGATTTAGAAGCGGGTAAACATGTTGCGAATGCACTTGTACTTGAACCAAATACAAAAATGTTTGTTGACTGGACTCCGTACCTTGGTCACGAATATACAGATGTCTGGGATACCACTTTCCCAATCGAACGCTTAAAAGAATTAGGCGAAGGCATGCGTAAACTTCCTGAAGGTTTCGTAATGCAACGTCAAGTATCTAAAGTGATTGATGATCGCTTGAAAATGCAAACAGGTGAAATGCCTTTAAACTGGGGTGCTGCAGAAACTTTAGCGTATGCAACATTACTTGATGAAGGTTACCTTGTACGTATTACAGGTGAAGATGTTGGTCGTGGTACATTCTCACATCGTCATGCAAAACTTCATAACCAAGTAGATGGTGAAACATACATCCCACTTTGTCATGTAAAAGAAAATCAACCACGTTTTGCATTGTATGACTCACTTCTTTCTGAAATGGCTGTACTTGCATTTGAATATGGTTATGCAACAACAATTCCACACGGTTTAATTATTTGGGAAGCTCAGTTCGGTGACTTCTCTAACTGTGCGCAAGTTGTAATTGACCAATTCATCGCTTCAGGTGAAACGAAGTGGGAACGTGTTTGTGGTTTAACTATGCTTCTTCCACACGGCTTTGAAGGTCAAGGTCCTGAACACTCATCTGCACGTTTAGAGCGCTATTTACAGTTGTGTGCTGAAGAAAACATGCAAGTAATCACACCGACTACTCCAGCTCAGATTTATCACGCTTTACGTCGTCAAGCAATTCGCCCAATTCGTAAGCCATTGATTGTTACTTCACCGAAGTCTTTACTTCGTCACAAACTTGCAACTTCTACATTAGATGAGCTTGCAACTGGTACATTCCAAACTGTGATCAATGAAGTTGACAACATTAACCCTGCAGATGTAACTCGTTTAGTTCTTTGTGGTGGTAAGGTTTATTACGACTTACTTGAAAAACGTCGTGAAAAAGATTTGAAAAACACTGCAATCGTTCGTGTTGAACAATTGTATCCATACCCAGAACAACGCCTTGTTGAAGTTCTTGCTTCTTATCCAAACGTTAAAGAACTCGTTTGGGCTCAAGAAGAACCTAAGAACCAAGGTGCTTGGTTGTTTATCGCACCACAACTTTACAACACAGTTGAAAATGCGAATAAACAATTACGTATTAGCTATGCAGGTCGTGACGCGTCAGCTGCACCTGCATGTGGTTCACCATATTTGCATGCAAAACAACAAGCTCAGCTCGTAAATGATGCTTTAGCGATCGTAGCTGAATAA
- the sdhC gene encoding succinate dehydrogenase, cytochrome b556 subunit encodes MPAVKSNRPVNLSMGQVLDVNLKSPVAIASILHRLSGVIVFLLVPVLLWILDKSLSSPEGFAQVQAIFDSFIVRFIVWVFVAGLIYHFIAGVKHLLADMGVAEELQSGRIAATISLILSAIGIIAAFVWIVL; translated from the coding sequence ATGCCCGCTGTGAAAAGCAACAGACCTGTCAATTTGTCCATGGGTCAAGTTTTAGATGTAAACTTAAAATCCCCTGTGGCTATTGCATCAATTCTACACCGTCTTTCTGGTGTCATCGTATTTTTACTCGTACCAGTACTTTTATGGATCTTAGATAAGTCATTGTCTTCTCCAGAAGGTTTCGCTCAAGTACAGGCTATTTTTGATAGCTTTATTGTGCGCTTCATCGTATGGGTATTTGTAGCAGGCTTGATCTACCACTTCATTGCAGGTGTTAAGCATTTACTTGCTGACATGGGTGTAGCTGAAGAGCTTCAAAGTGGTCGTATTGCAGCTACTATTTCATTAATCTTGTCTGCGATAGGTATTATTGCAGCATTTGTATGGATCGTACTCTAA
- a CDS encoding peptide MFS transporter has product MKNSHEQDNTAFFGHPKPLKDLFFTEFWERFSYYGIRPLLILYMSALSINGGLGLDRPTAAAIVGLFAGSIYLITIFGGWIADNWLGQARSVWYGSILMALGHLSIALNAWFDQFFFYFGLVLIVLGSGLFKTCITVIVGTLYNAQDTRRDAGFSIFYMGINLGAFIAPLFTGLFIENNGWHIGFGIGGIGMLIALIFFRFTCTPQLVKFNENQATESAWNKPVTPKKSAPKIVFAFILFCTIIISLVTLNIITINPIILSKYLTASICIVLLIYFIYLIFLANSTPNEKKQIMMCFLLIIIAVFFWSSLEQQPTSFNLFAQDFTQRYVGGYEIPTVWFQSLNPIFMVLFAPVLAWLWTKLGKSNLNPSYITKFIISIALAGCSFIIMYFASQRIILNGGALVSPLWLVFSLLFLTLGELCLSPIGLSAMTKLAPTQLRGQIMGLWMTSIALGSLIAGLIGGHVSAESLQELPMLFIQCAIILFAGAIILFIFKKPILKFLTTSNN; this is encoded by the coding sequence ATGAAAAACTCACATGAGCAGGACAATACTGCATTTTTTGGACATCCAAAACCATTAAAAGATTTATTTTTTACTGAATTTTGGGAACGATTTTCCTACTATGGCATACGCCCTCTTCTCATTTTATATATGTCCGCATTAAGCATTAATGGTGGCTTAGGATTAGACCGACCAACAGCAGCGGCTATTGTTGGATTATTTGCAGGCTCTATATACTTAATTACAATTTTTGGTGGCTGGATTGCAGACAATTGGCTTGGGCAAGCCCGATCCGTTTGGTATGGTTCAATCTTAATGGCTTTAGGGCATTTATCTATTGCTCTTAATGCTTGGTTTGACCAATTCTTTTTTTACTTTGGACTTGTGTTAATTGTTCTAGGCAGTGGTCTCTTTAAAACCTGTATTACTGTTATTGTTGGTACCCTCTATAACGCGCAAGATACACGGCGTGATGCTGGCTTTTCAATTTTTTATATGGGAATAAACTTAGGCGCATTTATTGCCCCATTATTTACAGGTTTATTCATTGAGAATAATGGTTGGCATATTGGCTTTGGTATTGGTGGTATTGGAATGCTGATTGCCCTAATTTTTTTCCGATTCACTTGTACGCCACAATTAGTCAAATTTAATGAAAATCAAGCGACTGAATCTGCATGGAATAAACCTGTTACCCCAAAGAAATCTGCACCTAAAATAGTCTTTGCATTTATCCTATTCTGCACAATAATCATCAGCTTAGTCACACTCAATATCATTACCATTAATCCAATTATATTAAGCAAATATCTAACAGCATCCATTTGTATAGTATTACTAATCTATTTTATTTATTTAATCTTTTTAGCAAACTCAACACCGAATGAAAAAAAGCAAATCATGATGTGTTTTCTTTTAATCATTATTGCTGTTTTCTTTTGGTCTAGTCTTGAGCAACAACCAACCTCATTTAATTTGTTCGCTCAAGATTTTACGCAACGTTACGTAGGTGGATACGAAATACCAACGGTTTGGTTTCAATCTCTTAATCCTATTTTTATGGTTCTTTTCGCCCCAGTTTTGGCATGGTTATGGACTAAATTAGGTAAATCAAATTTAAATCCAAGCTATATTACTAAATTTATAATTTCTATAGCTTTAGCTGGCTGTAGTTTTATTATTATGTATTTTGCCAGTCAAAGAATTATTTTAAATGGTGGTGCACTCGTATCACCTCTATGGCTAGTGTTTAGTTTATTATTCTTAACATTAGGAGAACTTTGTCTAAGCCCAATTGGTCTTTCGGCAATGACAAAATTAGCTCCAACTCAGCTTCGTGGTCAAATTATGGGGCTATGGATGACATCAATCGCTCTTGGAAGCTTAATTGCAGGATTAATTGGTGGGCATGTTTCCGCAGAGTCTTTACAAGAATTACCAATGCTCTTTATACAATGTGCAATAATCTTATTTGCTGGTGCCATTATCTTATTTATATTTAAAAAACCAATTCTGAAATTTTTAACCACCTCAAATAACTAA
- the odhB gene encoding 2-oxoglutarate dehydrogenase complex dihydrolipoyllysine-residue succinyltransferase — MATEIKAPVFPESVADGTIATWHKQPGEAVSRDEVICDIETDKVVLEVVAPADGTIASIIKNEGDTVLSAEVIAQFEEGAVSGAAQTQAVQSEAKVEQAAAQTQAGAAPVVERAQAVTDQAPAVRKALTESGIAASDVAGTGRGGRITKEDVANHQTKPAVAPLSVAVGERIEKRVPMTRLRKRVAERLLAATQETAMLTTFNEVNMKPIMEMRNQYKDAFEKRHGARLGFMSFFVKAATEALKRYPAVNASIDGDDIVYHGFYDIGVAVSSDRGLVVPVLRDTDRMNYAEVENGIRAYAGKAREGKLAIEDMTGGTFTITNGGTFGSLLSTPILNTPQTAILGMHKIQDRPMAVNGQVEILPMMYLALSYDHRLIDGKEAVGFLVTIKELLEEPARLILDL, encoded by the coding sequence ATGGCAACCGAAATTAAAGCACCGGTGTTCCCAGAGTCAGTTGCTGACGGAACAATTGCAACTTGGCACAAACAACCAGGTGAAGCAGTTTCACGTGATGAAGTGATTTGTGATATTGAAACTGACAAAGTTGTTTTGGAAGTTGTAGCTCCTGCTGATGGTACGATTGCATCTATCATCAAAAATGAAGGTGATACAGTACTTTCTGCTGAAGTGATTGCTCAATTTGAAGAAGGTGCTGTTTCAGGCGCTGCTCAAACTCAAGCAGTTCAATCAGAAGCTAAAGTAGAACAAGCTGCTGCACAAACTCAAGCTGGTGCTGCACCAGTTGTTGAACGTGCTCAAGCTGTTACTGATCAAGCTCCTGCAGTTCGCAAAGCATTAACTGAATCTGGTATTGCAGCATCTGACGTTGCTGGTACTGGACGTGGTGGTCGCATCACTAAAGAAGATGTTGCAAACCATCAAACTAAACCAGCTGTTGCACCTTTAAGTGTTGCTGTTGGTGAACGTATTGAAAAACGTGTTCCAATGACTCGTTTACGTAAGCGTGTTGCTGAACGTTTACTTGCTGCTACTCAAGAAACAGCAATGTTAACTACGTTCAACGAAGTAAACATGAAACCAATCATGGAAATGCGTAACCAATATAAAGATGCGTTTGAAAAACGTCATGGTGCGCGTCTTGGCTTTATGTCATTCTTCGTTAAAGCTGCAACTGAAGCGCTTAAACGCTACCCAGCGGTTAATGCTTCTATTGATGGCGATGATATCGTTTATCACGGTTTCTATGACATCGGTGTAGCTGTATCTTCTGATCGTGGTCTTGTAGTACCTGTATTACGTGACACAGATCGTATGAACTATGCTGAAGTTGAAAATGGCATCCGTGCATACGCTGGTAAAGCGCGTGAAGGTAAACTTGCTATTGAAGATATGACTGGTGGTACTTTCACAATTACTAACGGTGGTACTTTCGGTTCATTACTTTCAACTCCAATCTTAAATACGCCACAAACGGCAATCTTGGGTATGCATAAAATCCAAGATCGTCCTATGGCTGTGAATGGTCAAGTTGAAATTTTACCAATGATGTACTTAGCACTTTCTTATGACCATCGTTTAATTGATGGTAAAGAAGCTGTAGGCTTCCTTGTAACAATTAAAGAATTGTTAGAAGAGCCAGCTAGACTTATCCTTGATCTTTAA
- the sdhD gene encoding succinate dehydrogenase, hydrophobic membrane anchor protein yields the protein MKSATGLTGSGSRDWYIQRVSAVVLAVYTVVVFGWILCNGGFSFEQWYGFMMTTPMKIMSLLAVLSLVAHAWIGMWQVFTDYVTTRSMGPSATGLRLVLTSAVIIAVFAYAIWAIQIFWAN from the coding sequence ATGAAAAGTGCTACAGGTTTAACGGGTTCAGGTTCTCGTGATTGGTATATCCAACGTGTAAGTGCCGTAGTTTTAGCTGTTTATACAGTAGTTGTATTTGGTTGGATCCTTTGTAATGGCGGATTCAGCTTTGAACAATGGTATGGCTTTATGATGACAACTCCAATGAAGATTATGTCTTTATTGGCAGTCTTATCTCTTGTAGCACATGCATGGATTGGTATGTGGCAAGTATTCACTGACTATGTGACTACCCGTTCAATGGGTCCATCTGCTACAGGTTTACGCCTTGTACTGACTTCAGCAGTGATTATTGCTGTATTTGCATACGCAATCTGGGCTATCCAGATTTTTTGGGCAAATTGA